Proteins encoded by one window of Luteimonas yindakuii:
- a CDS encoding ABC transporter ATP-binding protein, producing the protein MATLVSISNLTKTYQRGSEKVEVLHHIDLDIERGDFVALMGPSGSGKTTLLNLIGGLDAPTSGEITVDRERIDRMSGGQLAAWRSTHVGYVFQFYNLMPALTAQKNVELPLLLTKLSGAQRKRNAGIALELVGLSDRAKHKPNELSGGQQQRVAIARAIVSDPDLLICDEPTGDLDRQSAEDILGLLQELNREHGKTIVMVTHDPKAAGYASHTLHLDKGSLVEQPAHAA; encoded by the coding sequence ATGGCGACCCTGGTTTCGATCAGCAACCTCACCAAGACCTACCAGCGCGGCTCCGAGAAGGTCGAGGTGCTGCACCACATCGACCTCGACATCGAACGCGGCGACTTCGTCGCGCTGATGGGTCCGTCGGGTTCCGGAAAGACCACGCTGCTCAACCTGATCGGCGGGCTCGATGCACCGACGTCGGGCGAGATCACCGTCGATCGCGAACGCATCGATCGCATGAGTGGTGGCCAGCTTGCGGCCTGGCGCAGCACGCACGTCGGCTACGTGTTCCAGTTCTACAACCTGATGCCGGCGCTGACCGCGCAGAAGAACGTCGAACTGCCGCTGCTGCTGACGAAGCTGTCCGGTGCGCAGCGCAAGCGCAATGCCGGCATCGCGCTGGAGCTGGTGGGCTTGTCGGACCGCGCGAAGCACAAGCCCAACGAGCTGTCGGGCGGCCAGCAGCAGCGCGTGGCGATTGCCCGCGCCATCGTCTCCGACCCGGACCTGCTGATCTGCGACGAGCCGACCGGTGACCTCGACCGCCAGTCCGCCGAGGACATCCTCGGCCTGCTGCAGGAACTCAACCGCGAGCACGGCAAGACCATCGTGATGGTCACCCACGACCCGAAGGCCGCGGGCTATGCATCGCACACCCTGCACCTGGACAAGGGCTCGCTGGTCGAACAACCCGCGCACGCGGCCTGA